One genomic window of Cercospora beticola chromosome 5, complete sequence includes the following:
- a CDS encoding uncharacterized protein (CAZy:GT62), which translates to MNRHPFGNGQPKGSGAYPIGGGGRRGSAFNIRPDKYDKYQPRSIRGRRRRAAMRVGGGVALFFLLLTFFFPSLRPAGLFGGLGLAIWGGGEEFNIETVRYYDLANVGGTSKGWEREERILLCAPLRDAAPHMPMFFSHLRNLTYPHHLIDLAFLVGDSKDNTLNILSDMLAELQASDEPKMAFGEISVIEKDFGQKVNQDVESRHGFAAQASRRKSMAQARNWLLSAALRPTHSWVYWRDVDVETAPFTILEDLMRHNKDVIVPNVWRPLPDWLGGEQPYDLNSWQESETALALADTLDEDAVIVEGYAEYATWRPHLAYLRDPYGDPDMEMEIDGVGGVSILAKAKVFRSGVHFPAFSFEKHAETEGFGKMAKRMGYSVVGLPHYTIWHLYEPSVDDIRHMEEMEQERKQREQEEKEKQERLDKINSQFEVGSSQWEKDKEAIQGATKEAAAKEQAVLEAKKKAKADEVSKESKTKKEQTHDDKDAKDSSSEVKQNPSPQQKADGQPAKHPEEAKRQKAAKDSDGDKPVAKAGPPKDETEADMPKKPAKR; encoded by the exons ATGAATCGACACCCCTTCGGCAATGGCCAGCCCAAAGGCTCTGGTGCATATCCCATAGGCGGTGGTGGGCGGAGAGGGAGCGCTTTCAACATCAGGCCTGACAAATACGACAAATACCAGCCGCGATCCATACGGGGAAGGAGGCGCAGAGCAGCAATGCGGGTCGGCGGAGGAGTAGCATTGTTCTTCCTTCTACTCACATTCTTCTTCCCATCACTACGACCGGCAGGACTTTTCGGTGGACTGGGGTTAGCAATCTGGggcggcggagaagagtTCAACATTGAGACAGTGCGATACTACGATTTGGCCAATGTTGGCGGCACATCAAAAGGTtgggaaagagaagagcgaaTTCTACTCTGTGCTCCTCTGCGAGATGCAGCGCCGCACATGCCCATGTTCTTCTCGCATCTGCGGAACCTGACATACCCGCACCACCTCATCGACCTGGCATTCCTGGTCGGAGACAGCAAGGATAACACATTGAACATCCTTTCGGATATGCTGGCGGAACTGCAAGCAAGCGATGAGCCCAAGATGGCATTTGGCGAGATCTCCGTCATTGAGAAGGATTTCGGACAAAAAGTCAACCAAGATGTGGAGAGCCGACACGGCTTCGCAGCGCAGGCCAGCCGGAGAAAGAGCATGGCGCAGGCACGCAATTGGCTACTTTCTGCTGCACTACGACCCACACACAGCTGGGTTTACTGGCgagatgtcgatgtcgaaaCGGCACCGTTCACGATTTTGGAGGATTTGATGAGACATAACAAGGATGTCATTGTGCCGAATGTGTGGAGACCGCTGCCAGACTGGCTGGGAGGAGAGCAGCCTTACGACTTGAACAGCTGGCAGGAGTCGGAGACTGCCCTGGCACTTGCGGATACGCTGGACGAAGATGCCGTGATCGTCGAGGGGTACGCCGAGTACGCGACCTGGAGACCTCATTTGGCATATCTTCGAGATCCATATGGCGACCCAGATATGGAAATGGAGATTGACGGCGTGGGAGGTGTATCCATTCTGGCGAAAGCAAAGGTCTTCAGAAGTGGTGTCCATTTCCCGGCATTCTCATTCGAGAAGCATGCAGAAACTGAAGGATTTGGCAAG ATGGCCAAGCGAATGGGCTACTCCGTAGTCGGTCTGCCACATTACACCATTTGGCATCTGTACGAGCCTTCGGTCGACGACATCCGACACATGGAGGAGATGGAACAAGAGCGAAAGCAgagagaacaagaagagaaagagaagcaggAACGCCTAGATAAGATCAACAGCCAGTTCGAGGTGGGCTCGTCGCAGTGGGAGAAGGACAAGGAAGCCATTCAAGGCGCAACaaaggaagcagcagcaaaagagCAGGCCGTCTTGGAGGCCAAAAAGAAAGCGAAAGCCGACGAAGT AAGCAAAGagtcgaagacgaagaaggagcAGACTCATGACGATAAGGACGCGAAGGACTCTTCATCAGAGGTAAAGCAGAATCCTTCTCCTCAACAAAAAGCCGATGGCCAGCCGGCAAAGCACCCCGAAGAGGCCAAACGACAAAAAGCAGCAAAGGATTCTGATGGCGACAAACCTGTCGCCAAAGCAGGCCCACCCAAGGACGAAACGGAAGCGGATATGCCGAAGAAGCCTGCGAAACGATGA
- a CDS encoding uncharacterized protein (BUSCO:EOG09263U71) → MSAANTAPTVTEPIPIFKLAHRFVLYDANHVTYLRREHNISGVLMGTLPQASQQNVFLGLPLELMPEEARLLVEKNVAYIVDDTAEHKRNFLGNGLNEEERRAYQAALRKQGQAAALDASKRSDDRKKAALSKIQNNTENWNDIPEDMFTPGPSRKKKAPKVETAAEALDEDESLFGAPANASEGTANVTRTQSVASSVAVYEPYGVTPTTSRPPLQFQKTENIELPEVSTSYPLYKHLHENGYFMAPGLRFGCQYMAYPGDPLRFHSHFLCNGMDWDQEFSLIDLVGGGRLGTGVKKGFLVGGEEQKPGQEGTDANIRAFGIEWAGM, encoded by the coding sequence ATGTCTGCCGCGAACACCGCGCCCACTGTCACCGAGCCGATTCCCATCTTCAAGCTCGCACATCGATTTGTGCTGTACGATGCGAACCATGTGACATATCTGCGCAGAGAGCATAACATCAGTGGTGTGCTGATGGGGACACTGCCTCAAGCCTCGCAGCAGAATGTCTTCCTAGGCTTGCCTCTGGAGTTGATGCCAGAAGAGGCTCGACTGCTAGTCGAGAAGAATGTCGCGTACATTGTGGACGACACTGCCGAGCACAAGCGCAACTTCTTAGGCAACGGGTTgaatgaggaggagaggcgagCATACCAGGCAGCATTGCGAAAGCAAGGGCAAGCTGCGGCACTGGACGCGAGCAAGAGGAGTGACGAcaggaagaaggctgcgTTGTCCAAGATACAGAACAACACCGAGAACTGGAATGATATTCCAGAGGACATGTTCACTCCTGGCCCTagtcgcaagaagaaggcgccgAAGGTAGAGACTGCTGCCGAAGCtctcgacgaggatgagtcgTTGTTTGGTGCGCCGGCTAACGCGTCCGAAGGCACGGCCAATGTAACACGCACACAGTCCGTTGCGAGCTCGGTTGCCGTATACGAGCCATATGGTGTCACGCCAACGACTTCACGACCACCTCTTCAGTTTCAGAAAACAGAGAACATCGAGCTGCCGGAAGTGTCAACGTCTTATCCGCTGTACAAACACTTGCATGAGAACGGGTATTTCATGGCACCAGGTCTGCGCTTTGGCTGTCAGTACATGGCCTACCCTGGCGATCCTCTTCGTTTCCATTCGCATTTCTTGTGCAATGGCATGGATTGGGATCAAGAATTCAGCTTGATCGACTTGGTTGGCGGCGGTCGTCTAGGTACTGGCGTCAAGAAAGGCTTCCTCGTCGGCGGCGAAGAACAGAAGCCCGGCCAGGAGGGCACCGACGCCAATATTCGCGCCTTCGGTATCGAATGGGCAGGCATGTAG